A genome region from Thermomonospora amylolytica includes the following:
- a CDS encoding MBL fold metallo-hydrolase → MSYSGDVQVGGPPAVRELPGLTVTKVAVGPYDNNAYLLRCTATGEQLLIDAANEPERLLELIGDGPLGRVVTTHRHQDHWEALSPVVKATGAPVTAHPLDAASLPEPVTEPVEHGDRIRVGQAELEVVHLRGHTPGSIALLYDAGGRLADSPHLFTGDSLFPGGVGNTWGDPDLFRQLLSDVEERVFDRLPDATWFYPGHGKDSTLGRERPSLPEWRERGW, encoded by the coding sequence ATGAGCTACAGCGGAGATGTCCAGGTCGGCGGGCCGCCCGCGGTGCGGGAGCTGCCCGGGCTCACCGTCACCAAGGTGGCGGTCGGGCCGTACGACAACAACGCCTACCTGCTGCGCTGCACCGCCACCGGGGAGCAGTTGCTGATCGACGCGGCCAACGAGCCGGAACGGCTGCTGGAGCTGATCGGCGACGGGCCGCTGGGCCGGGTCGTGACCACCCACCGCCACCAGGACCACTGGGAGGCGCTGAGCCCGGTGGTCAAGGCGACGGGCGCGCCGGTGACGGCGCATCCGCTGGACGCCGCCAGCCTGCCGGAGCCGGTGACCGAGCCGGTGGAGCACGGGGACCGGATCCGGGTCGGGCAGGCCGAACTGGAGGTGGTCCACCTGCGCGGGCACACCCCGGGGTCGATCGCGCTGCTGTACGACGCGGGCGGGCGGCTGGCCGACTCCCCGCACCTGTTCACCGGGGACAGCCTGTTCCCCGGCGGGGTGGGCAACACCTGGGGCGACCCGGACCTGTTCCGCCAGTTGCTGTCGGACGTGGAGGAGCGGGTCTTCGACCGGCTGCCGGACGCGACGTGGTTCTATCCCGGTCACGGCAAGGACTCCACGCTGGGCAGGGAGCGCCCGAGTCTGCCGGAGTGGCGCGAACGGGGCTGGTGA
- a CDS encoding tryptophan-rich sensory protein: MVTAPAGIAVLNAADARLVRRAWRACRTAGPPLVPYAAWTAFATALNDAIEPRTP, from the coding sequence ATGGTCACCGCCCCGGCCGGGATCGCCGTGCTGAACGCCGCCGACGCGCGGCTGGTCCGGCGCGCCTGGCGGGCCTGCCGCACGGCGGGCCCGCCGCTGGTCCCGTACGCGGCGTGGACGGCGTTCGCCACCGCCCTCAACGACGCGATCGAGCCCCGCACCCCCTGA